A region of the Primulina eburnea isolate SZY01 chromosome 7, ASM2296580v1, whole genome shotgun sequence genome:
AAGCTCGACGAGGTAAGTAGGGGTCCCAAAATAACAAGAGATATCAAAAAGCAAGTTTGATTATGCATATTCTTATTCTTAAATGTAATAGAACGATATACTTTATTTATTCGACATTTGtatgataaaagaaaatttttttctttcctACATTTGAGAACTTATTCGTGTGAACATAGGAAAACCGTTGGATTGAGACGAACACCAAAAGTTCTCCCGATATAACATGGAATTACcgaattttcttgtttttttgcTTTCAATAAATTTGTATAGCATAGAATTTATTCGGGTTTTTCCACATTCAATAAATtcagagttagagttttgatATAAATGCACTAGTGGTTTATTCCATATTTATGTATGATAAAAAGTACTTTTTATCTTTCTTACATCACTATAATTTCTCACTGCATACGTAAGAAAATCATTAGATTGACATGAACACAAAAAATTCTCCCGATATAGTAAAGAATTACCAAATTTTCCCAGATTCAATAATTTTGAGTTaaagttttgatatatatatatatatattatttatttattccacATTTATGtatgataaattatatatatatatttatctttCCTACATGGAGATCTCTCCTCGTGTTACTGAGAAAACCACTAGATTTAGATGAATACCAGACATTCGCTAGATATAGTATGAAATTATCGAATTTTTACACGTTCAATAAATTTATGTAGCATAAAATTACCGAATTTTTGCCATGTTCAATAAATTTTGAACTAGAGTTTTAATATAAATGTATACTTGATTTATTCCACATTTATGCTTGATAAaagataatttttattttaactaCACCGGAAGAACTTCTCGGTttacgtaaaaaaaaaaaaactattggaTTTGAGTGAATAATAAAAATTTTCCCCGTGTACAATACAATTTACCATATTTTATCAGGTTTAATAACTCAAGCATAGAATTTACCGCATTTTCTCGCGTTCATTAAATTAGAGTTAGGGtttgaatataaatatataaacaataaatttCTTAATGTATTCCACATTTTTTTTAAGGTCAATGCTTGTACTTTATTGAAAATCTAAAATGTCATTTGTTACAAGACGAATCAACCAAATAGGACCAATCTCCCACACAAAATGAGAGGAGGAAGAAATAGCAAAAGAAGCGATTGAGTGTGCAACTACATTCGCCGATCGTCGAATATGGCTAAGTGAAGTGTTACTTAAGGAGTCCAGGAGAATTCTGATATCTGTAGCAATTGACCCTACGTAAATGAGATTCTCTTTCAACCTTGTGACTGCTTGCACGGCTAGTAGAGAATCTGAGGTGACTTGATGAAGCGATAGGTTTCACATTTGAGAGATCTTTAAGCCGCTTTCAATAGCCATAAGTTCAGCATATGTGATAGATTGAGGTTTATTAATTTTCTTTCCAAACGCAAGAACTGGTTGCCCCTCATGGTTTCTGACCACACCCTCCAATTGCATAACAATTTGATTCTTCATTATAGGCTGCATCAACATCCAATCTGAGTTTGTCTTTTGGTGGATCAACCCATTTTCCAGGTGAAGTACACTGGCGAGTTCCCAACAGAGGAGAGAGAGCTAGTCTCGAATGTTGGAAATTATGTAATAGAATCTCACTCCAATCAGTACTAATACCGCCAGAACATTCTTTTTTCGTGTGAATTAAACTCAGACGTTCCGTCCAGGTTGCCCAAGCTCGCATTGCAAACACTTCAAATTCTATTTTACTAATCTTCTCATTTATCCACAgaaaaatatcaaacaaattcaaATGCCTAAATTGTTTCAGTAACGACCAAAAGTAAGTCTTTTTCCAGCAAGATTTTATTACAGGACACGCGATTAAGGCATGGCTTGTCGAATCACACACGGATTGGCACAATGGACACATACCAGAGACTGGGACATGGTGAGTTAATAAATTTTGTTCTGTTGGTATTATGTCAAGCACTGCTCTCCAACAAAATATCCGAACTTTTGGAGGGACTGAGAGAGCCCAAAGGTATTTCCACCAACTTTTCAAGCGAGAACTCGAGGTAGAAACCGGAGAGTCATAAAAGCCCATAGCTACCTTGTACCCATCTCGAACCGAGTATTTTTCGTTCGGATCAAAGATCCAATACCGGTAGTCATCATGATGTGTCGAAGAGATAGGAATGGCTAGGATCTTTGCAACCAGGTAGTCCGGGAAGTGCTGGCGAACCACCAATTCATTCCATTTTCGATTCTCAATAAGATCTTTAACcaacatattattattttgcaTCTATGTAGGAATAGCACAACCCCAAGATCTTGGTATCCATCTATCTCTATTCAATGTAATTCTGGCTCCATCTCCCACATGTCAACAAACTCCCTGCTCTAGTAAGGGTCTGCTCCACAGTATGGAGCGCCAGAGGTACGAAGGGTTATTACCAAGGCCAGCAGCCATGATATCTTGGTGCTTGAAATAACGTGCTTTAAGAACACGAGCTACCAGAGAGTCTGGATCCACAATGATACGCCATATCTGCTTAGCCAAAAGAGCCTTATTAAAGGTTTCCAGATGGCGGAAACCCAATCCTCCCATGCATTTAGGCAGACAAAGAGCTTTCCAAGTTTTCCAATGCATCTGATTCTTCCCCGCATCAACACCCCACTAGAAATTTGAGCATTCACGCTCAATCTCTGCACAAATCGATTTAGGGATACAAAAACAAGACATAGCATATGTAGGGATAGCTTGTACCACCGATTTTATCAGAGTCTCTTTTCCACCTGCTGAGAATACTTTGTTGCCCCAACCTTGTATTCTCTGTACAGCTCTTTCCACTAAATATCTAAATTGTAGCTTCTTGTTTTTGGTGGAGAGCATTGGGAGTCCCAGATAGATATCATGACCTTGCACCATTGAAATAGCTAGGCGTGCTTTAATGTTCTCTGCTAGTTGAGCATCTGTGTTCGGGCTAAAAGACAGTGAGGACTTCTTAAAGTTAATAAGCTGTCCCGAGATCCTTTCATAGGATAATAGACAATTTCTTATAGCCTTTGCTCTGAAGAAAAAGAGGCTATCATTTGCAAAGAATAGGTGAGTAATAGCGGGGCAAGAAAATGCAATACGAACCCCAGTTAATAAGCGACGCTCTTCCAGAGATAAAATAGCACAAGAGAGTCCATGTGCacataaaacaaataaatagGAAGAAAGAGGATCTTCCTGTCTTAAACCTCTGCTCGGAATGACATTACCAATTATATCACCatttaaagagaaaaaataTTTGACAGTACGAACGCACCTCATGATCTTTTCCACCCATATTGGTGAAAAGCCAAGTCTTAACATCATACCTTCAAGATGAGAAAAGCCAAATCTTAGTATTCCACATTTATGTATatgataaaatataatttttgtctTGAAATATAAAACCAATCTCCAGTTTTTAATATCTCGTAAAGTCGACTTCACACACCATTTTCTCTTTTGATGAGAAAATTTAGATTAAAATGGGAAAAATAAATCTGTACCAAATTGTCCTCTTTAGCGAATAATCTCTCATATATAATTACTACTATCGGAATTAAAATGGATTGATAACTCGACGACGCATTCAGATCAGCCCTTCAATTTTTTCAGATGTTTCCTGCTACAATTTACCCCTCCCTTCTTGCTGGGGTTTAATTCAGATATTTGAAGACTGATTTTTCGCAGGATAGCTGCTTTGCTTTTGCTTTTAGCTCCCAATCTGTCAGTTCCCATCAGATCAGGTAGAGACCCTATTCGCGAAAATCATCCTTTGTTGATTTACCTTTCATGCAGTTATTGTTTTGTATTCAGCTCTGTGTtcgttttaatatgattttttttaaaaaaaaaaaactcgcgATTTGATAGTTCTAGCCTCTAGGCGTGTATAGTTTGCAATTCGACGATAACGTCAGTTCTCGGTTTTGTTTtggtttttaattttatattaacttAACGTACCATGTGGTTCTTTTTTTTATATTGTTTGGATGGTAATTTGATAGGTTGGTTCTTTAGATATTTGTGAAACTGAGGAATTGATGCAAATCAGTAACAGTTTAACTTGAGTTCATAGTCAAGAATATTATAATATTGTTTAAGAAGGCTTCAATGTTTGAAACAATTGATCTGTTAAAATCCATTAATCTAGTTCTTTACCTGGTTAACGTAGTTTccctaaaattttgaaatttttatgtaAATTATCAAATTGTGCCAGTTTCACCTCCCTAATGTGTCGAGACTCCCCACTTAAACCCATTTCACACCCCCACCCTCGACACAGTTTTTAGGTGGTCTGTGCTGCTTGTTTTGTATGGGTATgtggtttttaaaaaaaattgtatatctCTATTCGCAGTGCCAAGTGGTTGTTCATGATAAACAGTCAAGTTCAGCAGCTCATTATGTCAAGCCAAGGTAGAGTCTTTCCTCCTCACCTTCGTCGTCCACTGCCTGGCCCTGGTGCAGTGTATCCCGACCCTTATAGTTCGGCAATTCCTCCACCAGCTGCTGGTTTCCCTCCTTTTGAAATGTTACCGCCTCCTGAGGTAATGGAACACAAGCTTTCTGCTCAACATATTGAGATAGAGAAACTTGCTACGGAAAACCAAAGGCTAGCGGCTACTCATGGGTCTCTAAGACAAGATCTTGCTACAGCCAAGCATGACCTGCAATTAGTACATTCTCACATCGCGGATATGAAGTCTGAGAAGGAACATCAGACCAGAGGAATTATGGATAAAATTTCAATGATGGAGGCTGAACTTGAAAGTTCAAAGCGCATTAAGTTGGAGTTGCAGCAATCAAGGACTGAGGCTCAGAACTTGGTAGCTGTGAGGAAGGAGTTGTTTGCTAAGGTGCAGCAGCTTACTCGTGATCTTCAGATGGCTCACTCTGAAGCACAACAGATTCCTTGTCTGATGTCTGAGCTTGACAGTTTGAGACAGGAGTATCAGCATCACAGGTagccttttcttttcttttcttttcttttggttgaaataaaagatttaaaattattgaatctCAAAAAAAGACAAGGTGAGAGACCAAAAATGTCTTGGTTGTGCTGAGTTTAATCAACATGCACATTTCTATGTATAATCTTTCTGATAACTTCCATTTCTAGATTCCTTGAAGAAACAACATGAGTTGAATTATTACATCTTTTGAGTTTGTTTTCGTAATTTTTTCTCTAGTTTCAATCTTGCATTGCAGATAGTATTTTTGATGTTATGGGAGAATGCAAGACAGAAAAAATGCCTCGGTTGTGCTGAGTTCAATCAACATGCACATTTTCTACGTATAAATATTCTGATAAATTCCCATTTCTAGATTCCTCTAAAAAACAACATGAGCTTAATTATTACATCTTTTGAGTTTGTtttcgtaattttttttttctagttTCAGTTTGGTATTGCCGATAGTATTTATGATGTTATGGTCGATTCTGTACAGGGCTACCTATGATTATGAGAAGAAGTTGTATCATGATCATCTGGAATCTCTTCAAGTGATGGAGAAGAACAATGCGGCAATGACGAGAGAAGTGGAAAAGCTCAGAACAGAGTTATCTAACTCCGCAAACTTTGATCCTCGAACAGGCATAGGTATTTTCAGATTTATTTCCTTTTCATTATGTGTGCCATTTCAGGGGCAAATCTAAGAATTTGCATCGAGGACAAGACTTGACCTTTtagaaaaattataaataaaatttgaacttGTTTTCCAGACTCCCTTACCAGGTCTGCCCGGACCAATGTTCTTTTCAGTTTTTTGGGAGCTCATGCATTGCCATGATATTGCAGGAGGGTCACATGTTGGTTCTGCTGGAACTGCTGGATACAATGGAAGTGTTCCTGTGGCGAACTATAACCCAACCCAAAATACCTATGGTGCTGCTCAGGTATAAATCAGCTATCTGGAACAATTTGATCAATAATAGCTCGAATAAAATCAAGATGGAGTTCTGTTATCATGCTGTTTGAAAGCAGAAATTGACCATTTATAAACCATTCGTCTACATTATTCCATTACTGGACCAAGAAAGTGGGATCATTTCTCACTAATACCCAAAATGTGATCATTCCTAAATAATTCCAAAAAAGTGATCCCTATCATGTATTGAGGCCTATTCTACCTTCTGATTGTTTTATAAATTTCACATCTTTATCTTGGAAgtagaaaattttgttttttcttaGCGTTCAAGGTTTCTCTGTTCATTTGGTTTTTTAGCATCAACTTCTATTTTTGGTTGTTTTCTTTACTTGTTTAATGCAACAGGGTCAAAGTCCCTTTATGGGAGGTATTACTGCTGCCAGTGCTGCTGGCGGGGCATCTGTTAACTATGATCCTTACAGAGCCCACACTGGAGCAGGTTATGATACCCAAACAGGCAACACTGGTGCTGTTTATGACGCCCTTAGAGGACCAGCCGGATCTGCTTACAATGCTCAGAGAGGACCAACCGAACCTAGTTACGATGCGCAGAGATACTCATCTGGACCTAGTTACGATGCTAATAGATGGCCATCAGGACCTGGATACGATGCTCAAAGGGGACCAGCTGGAGCTGGTTATGATACCCAAAGAGGACTATCTGGGTCCAGTTTTGGTGGACAAAGCGGAGTTAATTATGATATGCAGAAAGTCCCGGGCCACGATGCATCATCAAGAGCTACTACAGGGGCTCAAGGACTGGCACTGACGAACAATAATGCATCTACTACACCGAGCATGAGGGGTGGATCAGAGAATGATTCGGTGGCCACTAAGTGGAAACCCTGCTCGAATATGAACTTAACCTCTTCTATCTGAGCAATTAATCTGTACTTTTGTGGATTGGATGGCGAATTTCAGAGGGATCCCCGAACCATTTGTTGTTGAGATTCTATGACACACATTCGTTTTCATTATAATCTGGTgaatttatttggtttattTTCTTGAGTGTGATATGAatgaaattgttcaaatttttttgGCAATTTATGTAGAATAAATCGCGTCATATATTAGCAATTGCGTTTAAATACGTGTGGTTATAAGAATCGAGAAatgaattacatattaaacattaaGGGCAGTTTGGTAGGTAATATAAAGGTTGGATTGATTATGAATAAGTTGTTTGCTTCAATTATTAGATTTGACATTGACTATTTCCTCGACAATTTTACTGTTTGTGGTGGAGAATAAATCCATGCTTCCAAGAATGATAGTAATTATCCGGCCAACCCCAAAAAGTTAAATCACCAAAATACCCCTGATGCTTGTCACTAAGCTTCCTACGCTTTTTAACCTCCCTACCAGCCTCCTTTGGTGGCCGCCCCCCTGCGCTTCCCAGCCACCTGAGAAAGTCCACCACCTGCTACAATCGACGCACCACCAGTAACAACCCCAAATGCCATAGAACTCACTGTCCCACCATCAACAGCCGCCAACCCTCCCCCTACATTAGCCACCTTACGTGGACGGCCACGGCCTCGGCCGTTCCCGACCATGACAGGGGAAGCAGCGTTCTTCTTAGGCCTTCCCCTGCTCCTCCCAACAATAGCCTGGACGCCACCCCTTACTTTCGGGCGACTCCGCCCGCGTTTGACCTCACTAGGGGGCCGTCCACAGCCTCTTGGGATCCCCCCACAACAGGCCCAAAAACCGGAGCAACGGCAACATTCATCGACCCCAGTAGCGCAGTAGCCGCATTCTGCAACTGAGGAGTAGTATGTCACACAGGGTTCTCATTCTTCACGGACGAACGGAAGGGAGAGGGTTTGGTGTCTGATTTTTGGGAGAACAGGCCATAGGTTTGGGGAAGAAAAACAATAttggaaaataaaataaatattaagatGAAGGGTATTTTGGTCTTTATCACACTTATCATGAATTTATCTATCTTCTTAATTTCACACCACATATGATATtacatatctctcaaattaacTATCTTATCATATCAAACATTTAttaatcaaattattaatcattCAATTATCACGTCCTACAAACCAAACGAACCCTAAATCTAATCCATCTTCCCAAATGTGTACAATTGTTATTATTGTAGTTTTGTACTTTACTCAGGGGGTGTATTCAATctaaacttttaatgactttttttaaaaggtggacttttgtggagttgatggattttgattgacttttatagaatctcatggaattgtaaaacatatttcatagacttttatagactttttttcaagatttttgtagacttttgtaaacttttgtaaacttttataattgtgatttatttttttattaatttcttttaaataattattggacatgtataacctattaaattttaaattttttttatttcatgaaaatgtaaataaattttacttatttaaaggttaaataaatttaatttgtgaaaaacgaaaaatgaactatccaatttattgaaatcaaaatttcaattctttatgtcaattcaacatattaatgaacaatatttttataagttcataataaaattttattaaaatgaacaatttatgaaatacaataatcataatgattcaagaaaaaaacaacaattcatctatttttacacataaatattggcaatataataaattcaagattGACCAATCATACCTTTGaatagaagaaatttttttgaGAGAGAGAAGAACCCTAGAGATgacttgagatagaagagagatagcgtatttttcaaaaaagaaaGTCCATCAAAATCTTTGGATATGTGGAAGAATATTTTAGATTTTCTGCAACTGTACATAAGGCTTCAAGGTTTGTAcatgaataataaaataagaatCCTTGAAAATCTATGGATTTTTTGGATACCTCTTGACTTTtgtagagttttaaaaagtcaagtttgaataccacatgactttttaaaactctaccaaaatccatgttgaataccactaaacatatatagagtcattaaaagtttagattgaatacctctagattttaaaattccataaaagtcattaaaagtttagATTGAATACACCCCTCTCAAAGTCTTGTAAAATGTAACACGGGTTGGGCCGACCCAAAACCCCACATACGAACCAGTATTTGTGACCCGACCCAAATCGCCaatcaaattcaaaattaaaaataaaatcccatttTCCCGGCACAGAGCCACTCTACAAACGTTCCCACCATAGAATACGAATCGCTTCAGCGTCGATCCAAAGGTAAAAAAATTCCAAACATCAGCTTCAATCTTCACACACATGCAAATTAGCAAGCCTACATTAATTTTCTATGAATTTTTTGCATGATAtcttcgtcgattggataaattGGTAAATTTTGTCAGAGGTTTCAACCTCCCGTTTTCATTTCTAGGGTTTTGCTATGATTATGCGTTCTTAGTTCAAGAAATTTGTCGCAGAATACGAGCCTTTCCCTTCGAAAGGTATGGAATCAGTGGTGGCTACAGTGAGCGGATACCACGGCTCTGAGAGATTCAATCTTATTAAACTGATATCTTTGACCGGTGCTAGTTACGTTGGCAACATGAGTCAATCTATCACGCATTTGGTAGGATTTGAATCCATCTTGTATATTTATGCAATTCGTGTAGGTAGTCAATTACTGCTGTGAGGTTGAGTTCgatttgtttcttttttttttaacacacatatgtgtgtgtgtgtgtgtgtgtataaatTGAGTGCTTTTGCATCACAGGTGTGCTGGAAATTTGAAGGAAGAAAATACGAGCTTGCGAAGAAGTTAAAGACGGTGATAGTTAGTCATCGCTGGATTGAAGATTGTGTAAAGCAAGGGCGTCGAGTTTCGGAGACTCCATATACCTTTCAGAGGTATGGTCTGTTCTAATGATTGGAGATTATGTTGGTTTTATTATGATCTTGTTTTGAGGACCCTGTTGTTTCGAATGGTTGTTGTGTTTTGTTCTTTCACTTGATATTTTTGCAACTAATATTAATTTAAGTGAAGTCAAATATATTTGAGCTGATTGGTGTTTCTGGTGAAAAACTGCGAATGATGCACTTTTCCTGTATGTTTATGCAAGATGTTGTATATCTATTATCTAAGGATGTGCAGCATTTAATTGAAGGGCGATAGGAATGGATCAATTGGTCAAGGAACAAGTTATGTGCTGCAATATGGAGGTAGCTGACACATGTATATCTAAGCTCTATGATCAGCTCATGGATCActgatttttttatgaatattgATTATGCTTTCGTTTGCTATTTAGTTTTACAAATTTTTCATGTAAAATTCTAAAAAGCAAGCCATTGAAGTTAagcatttttagaaaatacggATGCCAATGATTATGCATCATTACATTGACTACACATTTGTAGATATATCATCACATTATAATGCCGGCATTTTGAAAATTTACCTACTTCCTAAATTCTTATTATATTACTGGCCCTGAAAACTTGTGACTCCTGCAGGATTCGTTTTGTAAGAAATCTAGGTAATATTTGTACTGTTTAATGTAATGTAACAGTTTTTTCTATAGCTTCCTACTTCCCTGCATTTAATTGAATAATCATAATAAATTAGTTAGTTTGTTTTGTGCACTTATGTGAACAACATATGGTATGGACTGCATATAATTGTTAGGAGTTTTATCAAGGATGACTTTTTCTGTGTAGCATGTTTACAACCCTAATGAACAACATATGGTTGATTTTTTGTAGTGGGCAAGAAGTAGGAACATTGTCTCCCAACATCTCATTAAGGATTAACCAAGCTCGTGTTCAATCCAAAGTAAGAAAGACCTCAAAAGAACCTTTGCTTGATATTGAAGATGAAGAGGCTAATACTGATCCATGTTCTGGCTTCAGCTTTTCTAATGAGGTTTGCAATCTGACATTTATTTTTTaagcttttttttttaaatcgagGTTTCATTTTTGTCTTTGTATTATTCTTTCATGGATCGTAACACTGAATCTAATATACTCATTACTGATCCGAGCATACATAATGCATGCTTTATTCATTGTGCATCGCTTTGCTACATTTCCTGCACAATATATTAGAGTTTTTCAAGAACCAATTTATGTTGGTTTTAATTGACTATATTCAGAAATAGTAGATTATTACACTTTAAAGAAAAGCAAATTATTACCTAAAGCATTAAAGGTAGCCCTTCATGTCTTGTCATATTGATGTATGCACAACATTATAAATTTTTTGGGCTAACATATTTTCTTCTGCAACTCACCAATTCTCTCTCATGGATAACTTCTATTTGCTATGCCTTTGGCTGCACTTTGATGATAGTTTTGAGGTTTGTCAATATTCTTGCTGTTTCAAATTTCTTATGGTTCCTCTATATATCTTATAACTGTATACTGCCTTGTTGGCATTATTTTTATGctgatttaataataataataataaatcttTACCCATGTTGATGCAGTACAACCATGGTTCTATCAGACCAATTGGGAACCGGAAAACAACTGAAAAATTCTCAAGAAAGGACTACCCTGGAAGCAGCAAATGTCAACTTGAGGCTGTCAATTCAGAGCCCATGGCTATAGAGGTATTGAAACATGCATACAGTTTTTGGGTTAATTGATTACTCACAAGAGCAGCCGCAGGCTGTTTTCTCCTGTCTAAATTAGCTTGAACAGTTACACCCAGTGATAAGGTATGCATTCCCTTTCGGAAAAATAATAGCTTCTGCCTTTTTCACCATACGTCTAGGTCATGGAAGTCAAATTACTATTGCTTGCTCAGGTAGTGCCAGGCCTGTTTTCCTGTAGTGGCAATCAAGTTTTCAGCTTATGTTTCACATTAAATTTCATGCCTATAATATATGTCATTTTGTCCTTGTATATTTTTTGGTTATTTTCACCAAACCTTTTTAGCTTGTTATAATTGAAGCTTATCTGTGTTTCCTCCTAAGTATGCCACCTGACAAGTTATTATAATTTGTTCATACACCTGACAAGTTATTATAATTTGTTCATACTTTTTTAATGGTGTATTTCATAATTAGAATGATTAACTAAGCGCTTCTGAGCCGCTTACAGGAAAA
Encoded here:
- the LOC140836319 gene encoding protein FLX-like 2 isoform X2, with product MINSQVQQLIMSSQGRVFPPHLRRPLPGPGAVYPDPYSSAIPPPAAGFPPFEMLPPPEVMEHKLSAQHIEIEKLATENQRLAATHGSLRQDLATAKHDLQLVHSHIADMKSEKEHQTRGIMDKISMMEAELESSKRIKLELQQSRTEAQNLVAVRKELFAKVQQLTRDLQMAHSEAQQIPCLMSELDSLRQEYQHHRATYDYEKKLYHDHLESLQVMEKNNAAMTREVEKLRTELSNSANFDPRTGGSHVGSAGTAGYNGSVPVANYNPTQNTYGAAQGQSPFMGGITAASAAGGASVNYDPYRAHTGAGYDTQTGNTGAVYDALRGPAGSAYNAQRGPTEPSYDAQRYSSGPSYDANRWPSGPGYDAQRGPAGAGYDTQRGLSGSSFGGQSGVNYDMQKVPGHDASSRATTGAQGLALTNNNASTTPSMRGGSENDSVATKWKPCSNMNLTSSI
- the LOC140836319 gene encoding protein FLX-like 2 isoform X1 codes for the protein MINSQVQQLIMSSQGRVFPPHLRRPLPGPGAVYPDPYSSAIPPPAAGFPPFEMLPPPEVMEHKLSAQHIEIEKLATENQRLAATHGSLRQDLATAKHDLQLVHSHIADMKSEKEHQTRGIMDKISMMEAELESSKRIKLELQQSRTEAQNLVAVRKELFAKVQQLTRDLQMAHSEAQQIPCLMSELDSLRQEYQHHRATYDYEKKLYHDHLESLQVMEKNNAAMTREVEKLRTELSNSANFDPRTGIGGSHVGSAGTAGYNGSVPVANYNPTQNTYGAAQGQSPFMGGITAASAAGGASVNYDPYRAHTGAGYDTQTGNTGAVYDALRGPAGSAYNAQRGPTEPSYDAQRYSSGPSYDANRWPSGPGYDAQRGPAGAGYDTQRGLSGSSFGGQSGVNYDMQKVPGHDASSRATTGAQGLALTNNNASTTPSMRGGSENDSVATKWKPCSNMNLTSSI